One Numenius arquata chromosome 13, bNumArq3.hap1.1, whole genome shotgun sequence genomic region harbors:
- the LOC141471469 gene encoding arylamine N-acetyltransferase, pineal gland isozyme NAT-3 produces the protein MDIKEYFARISYRGSYDKPDLATLTDIFQHHIRAVPFENLSIHCGETIELDLEATYNKIVRKKRGGWCMENNHILSWVLKTLGYDVTLLGSKVYVPEYDAYADEIDHLLLKVVLDDKSYIVDGGFGMVYQIWQPLELVAGTDQPQTPGVFRLLEENGIWYLEKVKRKQWVPNQSVSTSHNVEKEVCRRVYLFTLQPRDIEEFRARNTHLQTAPDSLFVTKSMCSLQTPDGVQALVGWKLTEIKYNYKDNMDLVEIRILADEEIEETLKEKFNVTLDKKFVPINKSRLSLF, from the coding sequence ATGGACATCAAGGAGTATTTTGCCAGAATTTCTTACCGGGGCTCCTACGATAAGCCGGACCTGGCTACCTTGACGGATATATTCCAGCACCACATCCGAGCGGTCCCTTTTGAAAACCTCAGCATCCACTGTGGGGAAACAATTGAGCTGGACCTGGAAGCGACTTACAACAAGATAGTGAGGAAGAAACGCGGGGGCTGGTGCATGGAAAACAACCACATTTTATCTTGGGTCCTGAAAACCCTTGGCTATGACGTCACCCTCCTGGGATCAAAAGTTTATGTCCCGGAGTACGATGCGTATGCAGATGAAATCGATCATCTGCTGCTAAAAGTGGTGCTTGATGACAAATCCTACATCGTGGATGGCGGGTTTGGGATGGTGTACCAGATATGGCAGCCACTGGAGCTGGTTGCAGGGACAGACCAGCCCCAGACCCCTGGGGTCTTTCGCTTGCTGGAGGAGAACGGGATCTGGTACCTCGAGAAGGTGAAAAGGAAGCAGTGGGTTCCCAACCAAAGTGTTTCCACTTCCCATAACGTGGAAAAAGAAGTTTGCCGTCGGGTTTATCTCTTTACCCTTCAGCCACGAGACATTGAAGAGTTCAGAGCCCGTAACACCCACCTGCAGACAGCGCCCGACTCGCTGTTTGTGACAAAGTCTATGTGCAGCCTGCAGACCCCCGATGGTGTCCAGGCCCTGGTGGGGTGGAAACTCACCGAGATAAAGTACAATTATAAGGATAATATGGATCTGGTAGAAATCAGAATCCTTGCAGATGAAGAAATAGAGGAAACATTGAAAGAGAAATTCAATGTAACACTAGACAAGAAATTTGTACCCATCAATAAAAGCAGGTTGTCTCTGTTTTAA